One window of Bacillus alkalicellulosilyticus genomic DNA carries:
- a CDS encoding contact-dependent growth inhibition system immunity protein, which yields MDETYDYLEELEDFFGGTFHQDINSPEQALEEFIKEASIECLQYTIKDCEKFLNSKLTKQEKESIIQNNAEVYFSALKLNPLQWLNNIVEKLKEGVKTKLNKKF from the coding sequence ATGGATGAAACTTATGATTACTTAGAGGAATTGGAAGATTTTTTTGGAGGAACATTTCATCAAGACATCAATTCTCCAGAACAAGCATTAGAGGAGTTTATAAAAGAAGCTAGTATAGAATGCCTGCAGTATACAATAAAGGATTGTGAAAAGTTTTTGAATAGTAAATTAACAAAACAGGAGAAAGAAAGTATTATTCAAAATAATGCCGAAGTTTATTTTTCAGCTCTTAAATTAAACCCATTACAGTGGCTAAATAATATAGTAGAGAAATTGAAAGAAGGAGTTAAAACAAAATTAAATAAAAAATTTTAA
- a CDS encoding polymorphic toxin type 28 domain-containing protein: MSLAKKYTLSRKSVKSKNWNAFKGIKVKFSAKKQKIRKSVAKTTKDITAIFRVLSTMYIKAKVKSVYNATINEPYNWNTQSTMLNTQNVKDDMSDYVFSNDYLMDKSQTSFPTDEEEALKRYLSDPTNLERKSFIASSDIERPAPHFDDYRKVLGNPNSKANMHTAGHLSNAVINFWADDVITLVDKEASIGDKALAAGFILARPAKVVDKALDLNKARRLNNSSSPSNTPSPEPKTQLTDKRSTDVNSAQISRDKGNGNGNITRAQQRNLETLDNIEKKHLTDKDFSGTLRDLQGNPVPKPGGGYWNHLQEMQDSYKGLVKIKKGLEGSLNNPNLDAATRKVLQDGLDKANKNIKKIEDLFEPFGGI, from the coding sequence GTGAGTTTAGCGAAAAAGTATACACTCTCAAGAAAATCCGTCAAATCAAAGAATTGGAATGCGTTTAAAGGAATTAAAGTCAAGTTCTCGGCTAAGAAACAAAAGATACGGAAGAGTGTAGCTAAAACCACTAAAGATATTACAGCCATCTTCCGAGTACTTAGCACGATGTACATCAAAGCCAAAGTAAAAAGTGTCTATAATGCAACGATTAATGAACCCTACAATTGGAACACACAATCGACCATGCTGAATACACAAAATGTCAAAGACGACATGTCTGATTATGTCTTTAGTAATGACTACTTAATGGATAAATCTCAAACCTCCTTTCCAACAGATGAGGAGGAAGCTCTTAAGCGATACCTAAGCGATCCAACCAACTTAGAACGGAAATCATTTATTGCCTCATCTGACATCGAACGACCGGCACCTCATTTTGATGACTATCGAAAAGTATTGGGCAATCCAAACTCAAAAGCAAATATGCATACAGCCGGTCACCTTTCGAATGCGGTTATTAATTTTTGGGCAGATGATGTCATCACTCTAGTGGACAAAGAAGCCAGTATAGGAGATAAAGCCCTTGCGGCTGGATTTATTCTAGCTAGACCTGCAAAAGTGGTAGATAAAGCTTTAGATTTAAACAAAGCAAGGAGGCTTAATAACTCTAGTAGCCCAAGCAATACTCCATCTCCAGAACCTAAAACTCAATTGACTGATAAGCGTAGTACGGATGTAAATAGTGCACAGATTTCAAGGGATAAGGGTAATGGTAATGGTAATATTACTAGAGCACAACAAAGAAACCTTGAAACTTTAGACAATATAGAAAAAAAACATTTAACAGACAAAGATTTTTCAGGAACTTTAAGAGACCTACAAGGTAATCCTGTTCCTAAACCTGGTGGGGGATATTGGAACCATCTTCAAGAAATGCAGGATTCATATAAAGGACTGGTTAAGATAAAAAAAGGGTTAGAAGGTTCGTTAAATAACCCGAACTTAGATGCTGCAACAAGAAAAGTATTACAAGATGGTTTGGATAAGGCTAATAAAAACATAAAAAAAATAGAAGACTTATTTGAACCTTTTGGAGGGATATAA
- a CDS encoding pentapeptide repeat-containing protein, with amino-acid sequence MNTDIREIIVQLESHRLWTETIGEQGEKLGLDEIDLRNVYLSPYPLDQAYITDCIFDGMDLNNKDISSSLLCSSTFISANLEGANFGKSNVSYVDFTNANIKSARLADSECIETVFAKADLSEANLVAGLFDEADFRNAILLNADIRLATFESVLLNGAILTGIRGIEEAFIKSINIGTAEKPIILMGEEARKWLQNKSLNNE; translated from the coding sequence ATGAATACTGATATCAGAGAAATTATCGTTCAATTAGAGTCGCACCGTCTTTGGACTGAAACTATTGGGGAACAAGGAGAAAAACTAGGTTTAGATGAGATTGATTTGCGAAATGTGTATTTGTCTCCTTATCCACTAGACCAAGCGTATATAACAGATTGTATCTTTGATGGAATGGATTTAAATAACAAGGATATTTCGTCATCTTTACTATGTTCATCAACTTTTATATCTGCAAATTTAGAAGGAGCAAATTTTGGAAAATCTAATGTCTCGTATGTGGACTTCACAAATGCCAATATTAAATCTGCTAGACTTGCTGATAGTGAATGTATTGAAACCGTGTTTGCTAAAGCAGATTTATCAGAGGCTAATTTAGTAGCTGGTCTTTTCGATGAGGCTGATTTTCGTAATGCAATTTTATTAAATGCTGATATAAGATTAGCAACGTTTGAAAGTGTATTGCTAAACGGGGCTATATTAACTGGCATTCGTGGAATAGAAGAGGCTTTTATAAAAAGTATTAATATAGGAACTGCAGAAAAACCAATAATTTTAATGGGTGAAGAAGCTAGGAAATGGTTACAAAATAAAAGTTTGAACAATGAGTAG
- a CDS encoding YrhA family protein translates to MWEKMVSEIQKIEESFGSSLRRPATSNEINKMKENIKVQFNGFLLPDSYVNFLKKLNGLDFNGLVIYGVDNAFLDNKIENIDGFVEINEIWHENNWQKQYLFFGDSDTAWYCYDLENKIYLELDKPSGTEMNSFNNFQIMLEEALSSRV, encoded by the coding sequence ATGTGGGAGAAAATGGTTAGTGAGATACAAAAAATTGAAGAAAGTTTTGGGAGTAGTCTAAGAAGACCTGCTACTAGTAATGAAATAAATAAAATGAAGGAGAATATTAAAGTTCAATTCAACGGATTTTTATTACCTGATAGTTATGTGAATTTTCTAAAAAAGTTGAATGGTTTAGATTTTAATGGTTTGGTTATTTATGGTGTCGATAATGCTTTCTTAGATAATAAAATTGAAAATATTGATGGTTTTGTCGAGATAAATGAAATATGGCATGAGAATAATTGGCAAAAACAGTATCTTTTCTTCGGTGATTCTGATACTGCTTGGTATTGCTATGACTTGGAAAATAAAATATATTTAGAGCTCGATAAGCCATCAGGTACGGAAATGAATTCTTTTAATAACTTTCAAATTATGTTGGAAGAAGCACTGTCTTCAAGAGTTTGA
- a CDS encoding HNH endonuclease signature motif containing protein, which yields MYIKAKVKSVYNATINEPYNGNTQLTLLNTQNVKDDMSEYVFSNDYLMDKSPTSFTIDEEEALKRYLSDPTNLEGKSFIASSDIERPAPHFEDYRKVLGNPNSKANMHTAGHLSNAVINFWADDVITLLDKEASIGNKALAAGFILVRPAKLVDKALDLNKARRLNNSSSPSNTPSPEPKTKLTDKRSTDVNSAQNPSNKGKDGDDFVGVLKGESVHLKKVKMEQIIYTKRPPEDTLKLRKEFNNSVRKNYLKDFANDPIKVNRLTNAGLTEVDIARMKKGLTPEGWQVHHKLPLDDGGTNAHDNLILIKNDPFHKAITNKQNELTRGLEPGQSKTISWPIPNGNIYPPEKNW from the coding sequence ATGTACATCAAAGCCAAAGTAAAAAGTGTCTATAATGCAACGATTAATGAACCCTACAATGGGAACACACAATTGACCTTGCTGAATACACAAAATGTCAAAGACGACATGTCTGAGTATGTCTTTAGTAATGACTACTTAATGGATAAATCTCCAACCTCCTTTACAATAGATGAGGAGGAAGCTCTTAAGCGATACCTAAGCGACCCAACCAACTTAGAAGGGAAATCATTTATTGCCTCATCTGACATCGAACGACCGGCACCTCATTTTGAGGACTATCGAAAAGTATTGGGCAATCCAAACTCAAAAGCAAATATGCATACAGCCGGTCACCTTTCGAATGCGGTTATTAATTTTTGGGCAGATGATGTAATCACTCTATTGGACAAAGAAGCCAGCATAGGAAATAAAGCCCTTGCGGCTGGATTTATTCTAGTTAGACCAGCAAAATTGGTAGATAAAGCTTTAGATTTAAACAAAGCAAGGAGGCTTAATAACTCTAGTAGCCCAAGCAATACTCCATCTCCAGAACCTAAAACTAAATTGACAGATAAGCGTAGTACGGATGTAAATAGTGCACAGAATCCGAGTAATAAGGGTAAAGATGGAGATGATTTTGTAGGTGTATTAAAAGGTGAAAGTGTTCACCTAAAAAAAGTGAAGATGGAGCAAATAATATATACAAAACGACCGCCCGAAGATACGCTAAAACTTCGTAAAGAATTCAATAATAGTGTTAGAAAAAATTATCTTAAAGATTTTGCAAATGACCCTATTAAAGTGAACCGACTTACTAATGCAGGTCTAACAGAAGTTGACATTGCAAGAATGAAAAAAGGTCTAACACCAGAAGGATGGCAGGTTCATCATAAGCTACCTCTGGATGATGGTGGAACAAATGCTCATGATAATTTGATTCTTATAAAAAATGACCCTTTTCATAAGGCAATAACTAATAAACAAAATGAATTAACAAGAGGATTAGAGCCGGGGCAAAGTAAAACAATTAGCTGGCCAATCCCTAATGGAAATATTTATCCGCCAGAAAAGAATTGGTAG